From the Pseudomonas sp. SORT22 genome, one window contains:
- a CDS encoding class I SAM-dependent methyltransferase, with amino-acid sequence MTSVIDTLQQHLLAALDPAPSETRRLFHGRGRCWPGLEQITVDWLQGVLLVSLFRQPPEGQLPALEQMLLTLAQAPGWRGQAILIQHRYLPDSPGQWLLGTPSEHWLIDEDGLRYQLDLGLKQNTGLFLDMRYGRRWVREQAAGKRVLNLFAYTCGFSLAAIAGGAEQVVNLDMARSALSRGRDNHRLNGHDLGKVSFLGHELFKSWGKVRKSGPYDLIIIDPPSFQKGSFVLTQDYRKILRRLPELLNAGGTVLACVNDPAVGPDFLIEGMAEQAPELSFVERLANPPEFPDSDPAGGLKALVFRALV; translated from the coding sequence ATGACCTCTGTGATCGACACCCTCCAGCAGCACCTGCTCGCCGCCCTCGACCCGGCGCCGAGCGAAACCCGGCGCCTGTTCCATGGCCGCGGGCGCTGCTGGCCGGGGCTTGAGCAGATCACCGTGGACTGGCTGCAGGGGGTGTTGCTGGTGTCGCTGTTTCGCCAGCCGCCCGAGGGCCAGTTGCCGGCCCTGGAGCAGATGCTCCTGACGCTTGCCCAGGCGCCAGGCTGGCGCGGCCAGGCCATTCTGATTCAGCACCGCTACCTGCCGGACAGCCCCGGGCAGTGGCTGCTGGGTACCCCCAGCGAGCACTGGTTGATCGATGAGGACGGCTTGCGCTATCAGCTGGACCTGGGCCTCAAGCAGAACACCGGTCTGTTCCTCGACATGCGCTATGGTCGGCGCTGGGTGCGTGAGCAGGCGGCGGGCAAGCGCGTGCTCAACCTGTTCGCCTACACCTGCGGTTTTTCGCTGGCGGCGATTGCCGGTGGCGCCGAGCAGGTGGTCAACCTGGACATGGCGCGCTCGGCATTGAGCCGCGGGCGCGATAACCATCGGCTCAACGGCCATGACCTGGGCAAGGTGAGTTTTCTTGGCCATGAGCTGTTCAAGTCGTGGGGCAAGGTGCGCAAGTCCGGGCCCTATGACTTGATCATCATCGACCCGCCAAGCTTCCAGAAGGGCAGCTTTGTCCTGACCCAGGACTACCGCAAGATCCTGCGGCGCCTGCCGGAGTTGTTGAACGCCGGCGGCACGGTGCTGGCCTGCGTCAACGACCCGGCCGTTGGCCCGGACTTTCTCATCGAAGGCATGGCTGAGCAAGCACCGGAGCTGAGCTTTGTCGAACGCCTGGCCAACCCGCCGGAGTTTCCCGACAGCGATCCGGCGGGTGGCTTGAAGGCGCTGGTGTTCAGGGCCCTTGTGTAG
- a CDS encoding DsbA family protein: MPALKIEFFHDVVCAWCFVLAPRLKQLQAEFELDIQHRSFILQSSREAMIQRFGSMPQAKETILDHWQACARAEDEKRINIPGMREQSFEYPNGLLAATACQAAHALAGNAGHELMFDRLQWAHLVKNRNIGDKATVLAIAAEAGFEPQAFAHSLEHDAPALLERDLQQGRELNLRSVPSLVIAERFRLSECMTLEQLRQVFSDIRANLDNSEG; this comes from the coding sequence ATGCCTGCCCTGAAAATCGAGTTCTTCCACGACGTCGTTTGCGCCTGGTGCTTTGTCCTGGCCCCGCGCCTCAAGCAGTTGCAAGCTGAGTTCGAGCTGGATATCCAGCACCGCAGCTTCATCCTGCAAAGCAGCCGCGAGGCGATGATCCAGCGCTTCGGCTCGATGCCCCAGGCCAAGGAAACCATCCTCGATCACTGGCAGGCCTGCGCCCGCGCCGAGGACGAAAAGCGCATCAATATCCCGGGCATGCGCGAGCAAAGCTTCGAATACCCCAACGGCCTGCTCGCCGCCACCGCCTGCCAGGCGGCCCACGCACTGGCTGGCAATGCCGGTCACGAACTGATGTTCGACCGCCTGCAGTGGGCGCACCTGGTCAAGAACCGCAATATCGGTGACAAGGCCACTGTACTGGCCATCGCTGCAGAGGCCGGCTTCGAGCCGCAAGCTTTTGCCCACAGCCTCGAACACGACGCCCCTGCCTTGCTGGAGCGCGACCTGCAGCAAGGCCGTGAACTGAACTTGCGTTCGGTGCCTTCGCTGGTGATCGCCGAGCGCTTTCGCTTGTCTGAATGCATGACCCTGGAGCAGTTGCGCCAGGTCTTCAGCGATATTCGCGCCAACCTGGACAACAGCGAGGGCTAG
- a CDS encoding LysR family transcriptional regulator, with amino-acid sequence MFSRISLEQWRAFVATVECGGYLQAAEHLFKSQSAVSHSVNRMEALLGQELFIIEGRKAVLTSLGQALLPQAKHLLGAAQKLEQLANQYQPGVLSELALAVDVLFPLELLQAGLQGFSATFENYRIRLYETALSGARELLEDGKVELAIASSLPAGYVHELLLNVRLVCVVGADHPLAASRGELGLADLHAHRQVVIRDSGTRYPQNSGWLGTSQRWTVSSLAAACTLVERGMGFAWLPEHAIIDALAAGRLHRLALQHQRQRDVPLYIGYPEALRHSPEVQLLVRVIGEHCQQCNSRALA; translated from the coding sequence ATGTTTTCCAGAATCAGTCTCGAGCAGTGGCGCGCGTTTGTCGCCACGGTCGAGTGCGGCGGCTATCTGCAAGCTGCCGAGCATTTGTTCAAGTCCCAGTCGGCGGTCAGCCATTCGGTCAATCGCATGGAGGCGCTGCTTGGCCAGGAGTTGTTCATCATTGAAGGTCGCAAGGCGGTGTTGACTTCCTTGGGCCAGGCGTTGCTGCCCCAGGCCAAGCATTTGCTCGGCGCGGCGCAAAAGCTTGAACAATTGGCCAACCAGTATCAGCCGGGGGTGCTCAGTGAGCTGGCGCTGGCGGTCGATGTATTGTTCCCGCTGGAGCTGCTGCAAGCAGGGTTGCAGGGGTTTTCGGCGACCTTCGAAAACTACCGGATTCGCCTGTACGAAACCGCGCTGTCCGGTGCGCGCGAACTGTTGGAAGACGGCAAGGTCGAGCTGGCGATCGCCAGCAGCCTTCCTGCCGGTTATGTGCACGAGTTGCTGCTGAACGTCAGGCTGGTTTGCGTGGTCGGCGCCGATCACCCGCTGGCCGCCAGCCGGGGCGAGCTGGGCCTGGCGGATTTGCATGCGCATCGGCAGGTGGTGATTCGTGACTCGGGCACCCGTTATCCGCAGAACAGCGGCTGGCTCGGCACCTCCCAGCGCTGGACGGTCAGCAGCCTGGCGGCGGCCTGTACCCTGGTCGAGCGCGGCATGGGGTTTGCCTGGCTGCCCGAGCACGCGATCATTGATGCGCTGGCTGCCGGGCGCTTGCATCGGCTGGCGTTGCAGCATCAGCGCCAGCGGGACGTGCCCTTGTACATCGGTTACCCCGAAGCACTGCGGCACAGTCCCGAGGTGCAGTTGCTGGTGCGGGTGATTGGTGAACACTGCCAGCAGTGCAACAGTCGTGCGCTCGCCTAG
- a CDS encoding alpha/beta hydrolase produces MSDTPSIVLVHGFWGGAAHWSRVILELSRLGHRNLHAVEMPLTSLADDAERTRKMVASIPGKVLLVGHSYGGAVITQMGNQANVAGLVYIAAFAPDSGESPGAITAKNPPQAAANLQPDGDGYLWIKPDKLHESFCQDLSKDEGLVMSVTQKAPLASTFGDTIGEPAWKHKPSWYQLSTQDRMIHPDNQKLMAERLQPKELLTLEASHASLVSRAAEVAALIDRAAVSLA; encoded by the coding sequence ATGAGCGACACTCCGTCCATAGTCCTGGTCCATGGTTTCTGGGGCGGCGCCGCCCACTGGAGCCGGGTCATCCTCGAACTGTCACGCCTGGGCCACCGCAACCTGCATGCGGTGGAGATGCCCTTGACCTCGCTTGCCGATGACGCTGAACGCACGCGCAAGATGGTCGCCTCGATACCCGGCAAGGTGCTGCTGGTCGGCCATTCCTACGGCGGTGCGGTGATTACCCAGATGGGCAACCAGGCCAATGTCGCCGGCCTTGTGTACATCGCCGCCTTCGCCCCCGACAGCGGCGAAAGCCCCGGCGCCATCACCGCCAAGAACCCGCCGCAAGCGGCAGCCAACCTGCAACCGGATGGCGATGGCTACCTGTGGATCAAACCCGACAAACTGCACGAAAGCTTTTGCCAGGACCTGAGCAAGGATGAAGGGTTGGTGATGAGCGTGACCCAGAAGGCGCCACTGGCCAGCACCTTCGGTGACACCATCGGTGAGCCCGCATGGAAGCACAAACCCAGCTGGTACCAGCTCTCGACCCAGGACCGGATGATCCACCCGGACAACCAGAAACTCATGGCAGAACGCCTGCAGCCCAAGGAGCTGCTGACCCTGGAGGCCAGCCATGCCTCGCTGGTGTCCAGGGCCGCCGAAGTGGCCGCCCTGATCGATCGCGCAGCCGTCAGTCTGGCTTGA
- a CDS encoding DMT family transporter: protein MDSSIRRGSFEMVAAMLISGTIGWFVLVSGQPVLDVVFWRCVFGAGTLLLICLAMGFLKPGILTLATFALAVLSGVAIVGNWVLLFASYSRASIAIGTAVYNVQPFMLVGLAALFLGEKITAPKLFWLAVSFAGMLAIVSAHGSQGGTGNDYLLGIALALGAAFLYAVAALIIKRLSGTPPHLIALIQVCTGILLLAPWANTSGLPGDVGALASLVTLGIVHTGVMYVLLYGAIQKLPTALTGALSFIYPIAAIFVDWFAFGHRLAPLQWLGVAAILLAAAGMQQGWWFKPALKAPAVKPD from the coding sequence ATGGACAGTTCAATCCGCCGTGGGTCGTTCGAGATGGTCGCCGCGATGTTGATATCCGGGACCATTGGCTGGTTCGTGCTGGTGTCCGGGCAACCGGTACTGGATGTGGTGTTCTGGCGCTGTGTGTTCGGTGCTGGCACCTTGCTGCTGATCTGCCTGGCCATGGGCTTTCTCAAGCCCGGTATCCTGACCCTGGCCACCTTCGCCCTGGCGGTACTCAGCGGCGTGGCCATCGTCGGCAACTGGGTGCTGCTGTTTGCCTCCTACTCACGCGCCTCGATTGCAATCGGCACTGCGGTATACAACGTCCAGCCGTTCATGCTGGTGGGCCTGGCGGCGCTGTTTCTCGGTGAGAAAATCACCGCGCCCAAGCTGTTCTGGCTAGCGGTCTCCTTTGCCGGCATGCTGGCGATCGTCAGTGCCCATGGCAGCCAGGGTGGCACTGGCAACGACTACCTGCTGGGCATCGCCCTGGCCCTGGGCGCGGCGTTTCTGTACGCCGTGGCGGCGCTGATCATCAAGCGCCTGAGCGGCACGCCGCCGCACCTGATCGCGCTGATCCAGGTGTGCACCGGCATCCTCCTGCTGGCGCCCTGGGCCAATACCAGTGGCCTGCCGGGCGACGTCGGTGCGCTGGCCAGCCTGGTGACCCTGGGCATCGTCCACACCGGGGTGATGTATGTGCTGCTGTACGGCGCGATCCAGAAGCTGCCGACCGCCTTGACCGGGGCGCTGTCGTTCATCTACCCGATCGCAGCGATTTTCGTCGACTGGTTCGCCTTTGGCCATCGCCTGGCGCCGCTGCAATGGCTGGGTGTGGCCGCGATCCTGCTGGCCGCGGCCGGCATGCAGCAAGGCTGGTGGTTCAAGCCTGCGCTCAAGGCCCCGGCGGTCAAGCCAGACTGA